The following is a genomic window from Vitis vinifera cultivar Pinot Noir 40024 chromosome 6, ASM3070453v1.
AGAAAACTTAGTCCTTGAATTGTTTTGAATCAAATAGAAGGCTATTTGTGTTTGTATGCTTCAAGAACGGTTTTTTAAAGACATAGTCACACGTATTTGGGTAGCGTTTGGATGAGCACAAATCATCGTTTAGTCATACTTTTCTCTTCAATGATGGCATCATACCTTGGAGTAATAAAAAGCAATTTTGTATAGCATTATCTACAATAGAGTATACTACATGCTCAACTATTGTTTAGGAGGGTGTTTAGTTGAAAAGGTTCCTTTAGGAGCTTGTCATTGTCGCATGCACTTATGAGCCTATGACGATCTACTGTGACACCATGGTGACTCTTGCCTATGAGAAGGACCCCAAGTATCATACATTATGTCATTCAAGACATGGTTGTGTAGGAGAAAATGATCCTAAAGCACAGTTTTACGAACCGCATGGCTATCAATCCACTAACTAGGTCGATACCTAACAATACTTATAGGGCTCATGTTAGGAATATATGACTACATAGATTGATTTTATATTGGCTTGTTAAATTGACCATTGTATCTTAACATTTTTGTCATATATATTATAAACTAACCCATGTCATTGTTTACTAAacgtaattttttttaaaacaatcctaaGTTCAAGTACACTGGCATATACAAATACACTGGCATAAAatacatgaaaatttataatattctaaCTTAAGTATAACttatatgattttcataatttttcttaaaatattacttcatttttttttttataattttgtttagtaattttaaccaaataacTAAAAccgaaatttaaataatattataattgtcTTGTATATAATAAACACAAGAATACTATTTTCCTACCAACtcctttttcaaagaaaattgcTAAAATCTTATTTGTCATAATTTTcccatgaaaatttaaataatttcttttttaatttttaaggataGAAATAAATATGAACAGGGATAAAGAACTACCATGGAACTTGGAAGCTGCGAAAATTAAGCCACCGCCTTTTCTAGATAGTGTTTGAAACATACTCATTAAGTCATTCTCCCCTCTCTGTCAATTAATGAAGAACATGAGCCCTCGTCATGCCAATCAATTAGCTAGGGTTCATATCACAAGATCCATGAAGATGcacataaccaaaaaaaaaaaaattttaaatggaaaaaatgaaagaaaatacttaaaatgaaATCCTAAAACACCCTAAAATTAACaacacaaagaaacaaaaaacaaaacacgcTAGAGTTAGAAAATTACAAAGTAAAATCCCCAGGTCCACAACACCAATGTGCCCCTTTTCCACAAAACCACCCCACAGCATGAAGTGGGTTGACCATCATATTAATCAGTACTCCTATTTCCATTGAAATCAAGTAGTGAAAAAGGAGGTCAGGGAAAATCCTGGGTCTACTGCTTGTGGCCTCCTGCAGCAGCATAGTCCATGTAATTAGAAACGGCCTTAGTCCCCTCAGCCATGGCATGTTTTTGGAGCTCTCCAGGTAAAACCAGCTTGACGGCGCCTTGAATCTCCCTTGCTGATAGCGTTGTCTTGCCTGTATACTTGGACAGCTTCGCTGCTTCTTCCGCTATTCTCTCGAACATGTCGTTCATGAAGCCACTCAGCACAGTCATGGCCTTCGATGATACTCCCAGTCCAGGGTGCACCTGCTTTAGTACCCTGTACACGTACCTCTTGTACCCCTCACCTCCCTCCTTTCTTCTCCTACCGCTtgtcctcctcctcctcctcctccccctcttcttctcttctctccCTTCTTGTGTTGTCGTCGtcttcttctcttcctccttTTTTGGTGGTTCTTCTTGTGTCACTGGAGTCGGAAGCTCTTTCGGTGGTTCCTCATCAGCTGAAACTTGTTCCCTTTGCAATTCCTCTGGTGCTTTGTcctttttagaaattttcttCCCTTGCTCTTCCCTGGGTGGTTTTTGCTTGCTGGCAAGTACCGTCACTTCGACAGTTTGTTGAACCACTTTCCGGGTTGCCTTCACCACCACCTTACTCCTAGTCTTGCCAGAACGCTTTGGAGCCATTCCTTTGCTTTGCTTTTTTCCCTCTCCGTGtcacaaatttgaaaatcatagAAAGAGATTGGGAATTTGAATGGGAGGAATAGGCTGTGGTGCCATCGTGGTAGTGTAAGGGGTTGACATATGGCGGGGCAGGTGTCAAGCCTTCTCTGATCAAACGGCTACGTGGGTTAAAAGTAAAAGCCAACATCCTCCTCAAGGGCTCAGTCGGTCTTCACCTTTTTACTCCCTCCTTCggagtaaataaaattaaaattctatttacaaaaatgatctATTATTAACCAACTTCTATATATAATTGCTCATGTCATtagaaacttttaaaaaattgaaggcAGCAAATGGACGCTCCGTGGGTCGAACCAACATACCACATGGGAAGAGATTGGCAgggttttgaaaaaacaaaattatgacaattaaaatattatttttttcaacactTCTTGATCGATACTTTGACACAGCAGAGAATTGTGAAATCGGCAGAAGCCTAGGGCGGGCCCATTAACGCCAGAGTTTTGACCCAAGCCTGTAGCTATGGGCTACTTTTACAGGATACTTACCATTTCAAATGgttctcttttatatatatttatatattccttcaatgatttttttctcgTTCAAAATCGTCTTGTACACGGCTCAGAGCTGATAATAGATTCGATACACGGGCCGTATCACATGCAATCTGAGCAGTTGACCTTGCAGATGGGCACAAACATGGCTATAATTGCAGGCGCCATCACTAACATCTCAATCACAAACATATTCCAAGACTCTTTTCTTAAccatataaatcattttttttttatagaattaacaaggatttttattttttggtaataATTACTTGGGATCATGTAACATCTTACAGGGCACTCATCGTCTATATCTGTGGGTTTGAGAAGGCAATAATTGAActgtttgaaaaagaaaataaaatgaaaaatgctACGTTGCCCCCCGCTCAAAGAAAACCCATAAACCTAATAATGGAGTTGTGATGGTGCACATTGgattcccattaaaaaaaatgccaaaaccAGTGAAGGGGTTGCGGGGCTGCTCCATCCttctattttaacttttttttcttccttttccatACTGTACATAGAACAAgctgtttgtttgtttgtttgtttttgtttttgtttttggtgggCTAAGCTTAAAACATGACTCACACGATCAATCTTTCCATTGAATAATAATTATAGCCTGGGGTGGTTCTTATACATTGAATAGCCTCACTGTTTTGGTCACATGTTCATATACTTGGTAAGTATATAGAACTCTCACCAATACATTCCCAGAATAAATCACAATATATGCTAGCATGCAACAGTATTTTTGCAGGACTTAGTTCCAAGAGTTTATCCTTGGAATAGCAGTTTCATTCCCATTTTATAAGGGAGGAATTCCATTGTACAAAACTTAGAacaatttttatacatatttagttttctttttcctttaaagAAGCTTAAGAGAACTAGAGaactaatttcaaaataatctaAACTCCTATGGAGAAAACATGGCTGCATCTTTGTTGGGTGACCTTTTGGGTCATGGGAAGTGCTAaaagaaagtagaaaaaaaaaagtctgaattaattttcctatttaatttcttatgaaaaatatgaagaaaaaaaaaatataatacaaattattttgaaattgacaTTAAGAAACAttcctttttccttcctttctttCAAGGCAGGAAGATCCAAACAATCCTAAATTTTTAACCTCAAAGAAGGCTCTCCCCAATCCCTTATTCTtgctttattcttatttttatttaatttattattattatttttgttttgaaattaatGAGCTCCGTTCAAGAATGAGGACCATGTTGAGACATGCACAGTATCATTATCCTGCAAATCATTCATCATTCTTCCCAAAGGGAAAAGGCCAGAAAAAGTATACCATATATAATATGAGATCAACAAAGCAATATTGTTAAAGAAACAACTTGGATTGCTTATGTACGGATACTCATAATTCATTGGATAGTTCAGCCAAATCGCCATAATATTGAATGTCGTGAGGATCCATATCCCATGTAGACAAGTTTTCATCAGTAAAATCGTTGCTGGTATTATTAAGAAGCAGTGgttatgtatatataaaataaaatggaaaagtgACCTAGGCTCAGTTTCCTTTACTCGTATACCTCTTCTTCTTAACGCTGCGAGACGAAACCCTAAAAAGTTCAAAGCTTGATTTGAAGAGGGAATCTACCTCATCTCCTCCGGTGAACTCAAAGAACTGCACTTCTTGAAATTTTCTCTTCTGTGAAAGTACTTTTCCTCGTTTTTTCGGGGCCGGCGGACAGCTTAGAATTGATGGGATCTTGTGATCGCGAGAAGTCGGGGTTCTACAGCCTTCAGGATCATCTGTTGTTAAGGTTGATTCACGATTTTCTTCAACAGATGGTGGTGGGATTAGTTGAAGCTGAGGGTATTCTCTAGCCATGGAGATGAAAAAAGGGTCTACTTTGGAAACTAGAAGGGTAGGGAAAGAGAGACAGAGAGTTTGTCTTGTAATATCTCTTTATCTTCTGAAATATAGACGTCTTCTCACGTTCGCACCTTCTTCTCTTGTATTCTTCCTTATTACCCGACCTGTTtcacttccttttttttccccataaaaTTACAAACTAGGTTGTGTTGTCGCTTTAAGGAATGACACCACTAAGTAGAACTACTATTCTCCATTCTCAGGACTCATCAAT
Proteins encoded in this region:
- the LOC100253395 gene encoding uncharacterized protein LOC100253395; translated protein: MAPKRSGKTRSKVVVKATRKVVQQTVEVTVLASKQKPPREEQGKKISKKDKAPEELQREQVSADEEPPKELPTPVTQEEPPKKEEEKKTTTTQEGREEKKRGRRRRRRTSGRRRKEGGEGYKRYVYRVLKQVHPGLGVSSKAMTVLSGFMNDMFERIAEEAAKLSKYTGKTTLSAREIQGAVKLVLPGELQKHAMAEGTKAVSNYMDYAAAGGHKQ